A single region of the Lysinibacillus sp. B2A1 genome encodes:
- a CDS encoding endonuclease IV — MSIQFLQQLAQSSDKEIVSIARAEGFDITTSEVKKLRPHLEQFSFSWLFLGIPKDILVEVEAVLGRKRSRQLIALFTK; from the coding sequence TTGAGTATTCAATTTTTACAGCAATTAGCGCAAAGTAGTGATAAGGAAATTGTTTCCATCGCTCGTGCTGAAGGATTTGACATTACGACATCTGAAGTAAAAAAGCTTCGGCCCCATTTGGAGCAATTCTCATTTTCTTGGCTTTTTTTAGGCATACCAAAAGATATACTTGTAGAGGTTGAAGCTGTTTTAGGTAGAAAGCGCTCTCGTCAGCTTATCGCACTTTTTACGAAATAA
- a CDS encoding deoxyribonuclease IV: MLLGSHVSMSGKEMLLGSSKEALSYGANTFMIYTGAPQNTRRKAIADLNIMNGLLHMKEHGMTNIVVHAPYIINIANTEKPETFRLGVDFLQSEIERTAALEANQIVLHPGAHVGAGADAGITKIIEGLNEVLSQDYPVQIALETMAGKGTECGRSFEELAKIIDGVTNNERLSICFDTCHTHDAGYNIVEDFDGVLNEFDKIIGINRIKVLHINDSKNVRGAGKDRHENIGFGHIGFEALNYVVHHPQLKEIPKILETPYVALNSDAKSKSAPYKYELEMFRSGEFKPELITALKEG, encoded by the coding sequence ATGCTACTTGGATCACATGTTTCAATGAGTGGAAAGGAAATGCTACTTGGGTCAAGTAAAGAGGCCCTTTCATATGGGGCAAATACTTTTATGATTTATACGGGAGCACCTCAGAACACTCGTCGTAAAGCTATTGCTGACCTTAATATTATGAACGGTTTATTACACATGAAGGAGCATGGTATGACAAACATTGTTGTCCATGCACCTTATATCATTAATATTGCAAATACAGAAAAACCTGAAACCTTTCGTCTTGGTGTAGATTTTCTACAATCTGAAATTGAACGTACAGCTGCGTTGGAAGCAAATCAAATTGTTTTACATCCAGGTGCTCATGTTGGAGCTGGCGCTGATGCAGGTATTACCAAAATTATTGAAGGCTTAAATGAAGTGCTATCACAGGATTATCCTGTCCAAATTGCATTAGAGACGATGGCGGGCAAAGGAACAGAATGTGGTCGTTCTTTTGAAGAGCTTGCCAAAATTATCGATGGTGTGACGAATAATGAACGCCTTTCTATCTGTTTCGATACATGTCATACGCATGATGCTGGCTACAATATTGTTGAGGACTTTGATGGTGTATTGAATGAATTTGATAAAATTATCGGTATTAACCGTATTAAAGTTCTTCATATCAATGACTCTAAAAATGTTCGAGGTGCAGGAAAAGACCGCCACGAAAATATTGGCTTTGGTCATATTGGCTTTGAGGCATTAAATTATGTGGTGCACCATCCGCAATTAAAGGAGATTCCTAAAATCCTAGAAACTCCGTATGTTGCGTTAAATAGTGATGCAAAATCCAAATCGGCACCTTATAAGTATGAACTAGAGATGTTCCGAAGTGGTGAATTTAAACCTGAGTTAATCACTGCGCTAAAAGAAGGATAA